Within Sphingobium sp. KCTC 72723, the genomic segment TTGACGCGGCGCTGGCGCGCGAAGCCGTGGCGATCCTGCCCGACCTCATCGACCTGATCCCGACCGCACAACTTGCCGATCGCGCGATGGCGATCAGTCTGGCGCTGGACCATCCTGCCTATGACTGCTTCTTCATTGCTACCGCAGAAATGCTGGAAACCGTCATGATAACGGCCGACCGCAAGCTGGTCCGTCGCTGCGCTGCTACGCCCTTTGCGGCGCTGGTTTCCGGTTTGATGGACCGTGCATCTTGGGCTGAGTGACGGCACGCTCTTGCGCCGCCGCGCCTGACGCCATATCGGCAACCCGCCCGCTGCGTAAGGATTTGCCCCGATGACCGACCTGCCCATCGAACGCCATGAGATCAAGGGCTTCGATGGCCTGCCGATTGCCGTGCATATGGTGGGAGAGGGCAGGGATCTGGTGCTGATCCAT encodes:
- a CDS encoding type II toxin-antitoxin system VapC family toxin; amino-acid sequence: MLVVDTSVAARWVVGSDDPVLSNETTVALTLLPHRLIAPDLLTAEFANVMWKKVRAQEIDAALAREAVAILPDLIDLIPTAQLADRAMAISLALDHPAYDCFFIATAEMLETVMITADRKLVRRCAATPFAALVSGLMDRASWAE